The Caldicellulosiruptor changbaiensis genome has a segment encoding these proteins:
- a CDS encoding UPF0182 family membrane protein, whose product MTDRIYDYKKEKAKRVIKRVGFVIAILVILVIAFSIAFDLFLELIQIKEIGKNFVSVFWKNFYVKLSVQVVSFVILFLVFFINNAIVKKNIERIVGKISLLKKNILNIIVSVFLALITSKYLENNLYIKFLTFKHSKPFNIKDPIFNKDIGYYVFERPFFLSIVNFLFFFMIFVCIYTAVLYVVLYGFAFVSRTNSWGVLSDKKVRSHIFFNLILIFVIKIFTLKYEMEGLLYSFFGEVVGVGYTDYYIRMNYFRLSYIVLIAVIVLSIFFFLKKRYSDVGKVMLSYIAFAVLGTIVSAAFQYFVVSPNEQVYERPFLEKNIKFTRLAYNLENIEEKYFPVDTSGNITAEDLQKNTSTIENIRITDFPTTLDIQNQIQRFKQYYIFNDADIAKYTINGKIKSVFISAREINYDGIPTKTYINQRFQYTHGYGVVMSLMTEVTPEGQPKFIIKDIPIKSLDGAPKVTQPRIYYGEKTDPYVIVNTKVDEIDYPEGDSNRLFRYDGKGGIRLTPLNRLIFSYVYKDFRLLVSTAINSNSKILINRNIVERAKKVAPFFDYDSDPYILIDGKGRLVWVLDGYTKTNYYPYSEPTEEGFNYIRNSVKVLIDAYNGTLKFYIVDKNDPIVNVYKSIYPDLFEKGDIPKDIAEHIRYPEYIFKIQAGVLKRYHMTNPNVFYNKEDLWDFGKHKTPDGSIDYIPPYYSVMKLPDSQKEELILMVPFTPLKYNTMIAWLAAKSSQENYGKLVLYKFPKGSTVYGPLQVENMIDQDPQISKDLSLWNQGGSKVIRGNLLALPINQKILYIEPIYIASDNASALPEVKRVIAACNGKVVMGSSLNDALSQLVGQQVAPEKDQTQTPSQKENITQVPPSSDLLKIKSLFEDAKKALQQGNWEEFGKKFKELDDMMKNVK is encoded by the coding sequence ATGACAGATAGGATTTATGATTATAAAAAGGAGAAAGCAAAAAGAGTTATTAAAAGGGTTGGTTTTGTTATTGCAATACTGGTAATTTTAGTTATAGCGTTTTCAATTGCGTTTGATTTGTTTTTGGAACTCATCCAGATAAAAGAAATTGGTAAAAACTTTGTAAGTGTATTTTGGAAGAACTTCTATGTAAAACTTTCGGTGCAAGTTGTTTCATTTGTGATTTTGTTCTTGGTGTTTTTTATAAACAATGCCATTGTTAAGAAAAACATTGAAAGAATTGTTGGAAAAATTAGTTTGCTTAAAAAGAATATTCTCAACATAATTGTCTCTGTCTTCTTAGCACTGATAACAAGCAAGTATTTGGAAAACAATCTCTACATCAAATTTTTGACCTTCAAACATTCAAAGCCGTTTAATATAAAAGACCCAATCTTTAACAAAGACATAGGATATTATGTGTTTGAAAGACCATTCTTCCTTTCAATAGTTAACTTTCTATTCTTCTTTATGATATTTGTCTGTATCTACACAGCAGTATTGTACGTTGTCCTTTATGGTTTTGCCTTTGTCAGCAGGACCAATTCATGGGGAGTGCTTTCTGACAAAAAGGTAAGGAGTCATATATTTTTCAATTTGATACTAATATTTGTGATTAAGATATTTACACTAAAATATGAAATGGAAGGGCTCTTGTACTCTTTCTTTGGCGAAGTTGTTGGTGTGGGATATACTGATTATTACATTAGGATGAACTATTTTAGGCTTTCGTATATAGTGCTGATAGCTGTGATTGTACTCAGTATTTTCTTTTTCTTGAAAAAAAGATATTCAGATGTTGGGAAGGTGATGCTATCTTACATCGCCTTTGCAGTTCTGGGTACTATAGTCTCAGCAGCTTTTCAGTATTTTGTAGTATCACCTAATGAGCAGGTATATGAAAGGCCTTTTTTAGAGAAGAATATTAAGTTTACCCGCCTTGCTTATAATTTAGAGAACATTGAAGAAAAGTATTTTCCTGTTGACACATCAGGTAATATTACAGCAGAGGATTTACAGAAAAACACAAGCACAATTGAAAACATAAGAATTACAGACTTTCCGACAACCTTAGATATTCAAAACCAAATTCAGCGTTTTAAACAGTACTATATCTTCAATGATGCTGATATTGCAAAGTATACAATAAATGGTAAGATAAAATCTGTATTCATCTCTGCAAGAGAGATAAACTATGATGGGATTCCGACGAAGACATATATCAATCAAAGATTTCAGTACACTCACGGCTATGGTGTTGTCATGAGCCTGATGACAGAAGTTACACCTGAAGGCCAGCCAAAGTTTATCATAAAAGACATTCCAATAAAGAGCTTAGACGGTGCACCAAAGGTAACACAGCCACGGATATACTATGGAGAAAAAACAGACCCGTACGTTATTGTCAACACAAAGGTTGATGAGATTGACTATCCTGAGGGTGATTCAAACAGGCTTTTTAGATATGACGGCAAAGGCGGAATAAGACTAACACCTTTAAATAGATTAATCTTTTCATATGTCTATAAAGACTTTAGGCTTCTTGTCTCAACAGCTATAAACTCAAACAGCAAGATACTTATAAACAGGAATATTGTAGAGAGAGCCAAAAAAGTTGCACCATTTTTTGACTATGACAGTGATCCATATATACTCATAGACGGAAAAGGTCGCTTGGTATGGGTTTTGGATGGTTATACAAAGACAAATTATTATCCATATTCAGAGCCGACAGAAGAAGGTTTTAATTATATTCGAAATTCTGTAAAGGTATTAATTGATGCATACAATGGGACGCTAAAATTTTACATTGTGGACAAAAACGACCCGATTGTAAATGTCTACAAGAGTATTTATCCCGACCTTTTTGAAAAGGGAGATATTCCCAAAGACATTGCTGAGCACATAAGATATCCAGAGTATATCTTCAAGATTCAAGCAGGTGTTTTGAAAAGGTACCACATGACAAATCCAAATGTATTCTACAACAAAGAGGATTTATGGGACTTTGGAAAACACAAGACACCTGATGGTTCAATTGACTATATCCCACCATATTACAGTGTTATGAAGCTGCCAGACAGCCAAAAAGAAGAGTTGATTTTGATGGTGCCCTTCACACCGCTAAAATACAATACAATGATTGCATGGCTTGCAGCAAAAAGTAGCCAAGAAAATTATGGAAAGCTTGTGCTATACAAATTCCCAAAAGGTTCAACTGTCTATGGTCCACTGCAGGTTGAGAACATGATTGACCAAGACCCGCAGATCTCGAAGGATTTATCTCTATGGAATCAAGGCGGATCAAAGGTTATAAGAGGAAACCTTTTAGCACTGCCAATAAACCAAAAGATTTTGTACATTGAGCCAATTTACATTGCTTCAGACAATGCTTCAGCTCTGCCAGAGGTAAAAAGAGTAATTGCTGCTTGCAATGGCAAGGTTGTTATGGGAAGTAGCCTAAATGATGCGCTATCGCAGCTGGTCGGGCAGCAGGTAGCGCCTGAAAAGGATCAGACGCAAACACCGTCTCAGAAAGAAAATATCACTCAGGTTCCACCATCGTCAGATCTATTAAAGATAAAGTCTTTGTTTGAAGATGCTAAAAAAGCTTTGCAACAAGGCAATTGGGAAGAGTTTGGAAAGAAGTTTAAAGAGCTTGATGATATGATGAAGAATGTCAAATAG
- a CDS encoding YlbF family regulator: MRNVYDIAYELADALKESNEFKRFKAAKEKIEKDEKLKQMVMDFKKKQLELEQKRLQGQEVTSSDVYSLQQLYQIISLNPDIEEYFSSEMMLAKILADISKIIAEAVELKDEMFGLLESK; encoded by the coding sequence ATGAGAAATGTTTACGACATTGCATATGAGCTTGCAGATGCTCTAAAAGAGTCAAATGAGTTTAAAAGATTTAAAGCTGCGAAAGAAAAGATTGAAAAGGATGAGAAACTAAAACAGATGGTTATGGACTTTAAAAAGAAACAGCTTGAGCTTGAACAAAAGCGTTTGCAAGGGCAAGAGGTTACAAGCTCTGATGTATATTCTTTGCAGCAGCTTTACCAGATAATAAGCCTAAACCCAGACATTGAAGAATATTTCTCATCTGAGATGATGCTTGCAAAAATTTTGGCTGATATTTCAAAGATAATAGCAGAAGCAGTAGAGTTAAAAGATGAGATGTTTGGGCTTTTGGAGAGCAAATAA